In the Candidatus Auribacterota bacterium genome, TTTCTTCCGAAGAGAGTATAATCTTGAATGGGCTTGTTCTGGGCACAATACGCCTCCTTCTTTGTCTTCGTATTGTGCCGCATCCGTTCTTGAAAAGCAATATTTATATGTCATCATATTTATGATACTGTGTACTTAGGCTGTAGTAACCATCATCGCGGCGAGCATCCTGCCGCACCTTCCTTTTTCCCTCCTATAGGAGAAGAAACGCTGCGGATGGCAGGCGGTGCATAACCCGGGGTTGGTCACATTGTCAACCCCTAGGATCCGAAGTTCCCTTTCGATGCCCTGCCAGAGGTCCAGCGGATAACAGCATGGCCCTATTGACGGGCTTATCACAGCCGCGCAGTCTGCCGGCGCAGTTCCGAACTCGCGCGCCATTCTTTCCACGCACTCAGTGACGATGCGCTTGTCGCTCCCTTCCCTCCCTGAATGAACGAGGGCGATCACATTATTCTTTATGTCCACGATGTACACAATCGGGCAATCGGCGCCATAGGCGATGAGGCATATGCCGGGCTCCCCGCAGATGAGGGCGTCAACTCCCGGCATCTCGATCATCTCGCCTGCCTGCGCGCCACCGATCGTCGCGACGCCTGCTCCATGAACCTGCTCTCCCCACACCATCGCGCGCGCATCGGGGAACCGCTCATCCCTCAGCCGGCGGCACATCTCGACGCGCCTTCTCTTGCCGGGGGCGCATGAATCCATAAACTTCCTCGTCGTGAAGCAGTGGCTCAGCCACTCGATCCCCTGGAGGGATTCGAAAAGGATATGATGCTCCTCGTGAATCGTGGTGTCGCGACCTCCGCTCATCGTACGCCCCCCGGAAGCGCGCAGGCGCCGCATTCACCACACTGCCGCGGGTGGCAGGGGGCAGTCAACTCTCCGCGCACAAACTTTTCGTACTCAGCCCAGAGGTACTCCCTTTTCACGCCGATCCCTATATGCTCCCACGGAAACAGCTCATCCTTGCCGCGCGGGTGCAGTGCGTATTTCTCAATGGCCGCGCGCGGCAGTCGGCCAATGGCGAGATGGCGGGCCAGCGTCCTGTCACCTCTCGCCAGCGCCGCTTCTGCCATCGCCCCTCTGATGCTCTGGTTGCTCAGACGAACCATGGGAATTTTTTCGATCGATTTCCTCAGCAACCGGTATTTTCTCCTCAGCTCGCGCTCTCCCTCCATCCCCGCCCACTGGAGGGGGGTTCTCGCTTTAGGAACGAGCATGCCCACACTGACACGCACAGGGATCCGCGCGGAAATGCCACGCACCTGCTCGACAATCGCCTCGCAATCCTCCCCGGTTTCTCCCTCAATCCCAAGGAGATAGTAGAGCTTGAGCTCTCTCAAGCCGGCGGCCGCGGCGCCTTCCGCAACCCGCATCACATCCCGCGCGTGAATCTCCTTGTTCAGCTTCCGCTGCAGACGCTCCGAGGGTGTCTCGGGCGCGATCGTCAGGCTCCTGAGGCCGCTGCGCGCGAGGATGCCCAATAACCGCTCGCTGACCCGGCCCGCACGTACGCTCGATACGGAGATTCTCCCGCCCCTCCTCACGATCTCATCAACCATCTCTTCCAGGTCGGGATGATCGGTGAGCGAGGGGCCGAGGAGCGCAACGCCGCTGCCAATCGAGAGCGCCCGTGCCGCGGCGTCCATAGCCGCCTTCCGGCTCCTCAGCCTGGGGGCGCGGTACGCGTAGTCCGCGACACAGAAGCGGCACTGTCTCCCGCAGCCGCGCATCAGCTCTACTATGGCCTTATCACCGAATTCGGTCTCCGGCGTGACAATCGGCGCGAGGGCAGGCCATCTGTCCAGTTCCCCGACCCACTGCCTCTCGGGGGCGGTGAGCCCCGGTTCTACCCCCTCCACCGCGAGGAGCTGCCCATCTCCTCCGTAACGCGGCTCATACATGCGGGGTACGTACACTCCGGGAATCCCGGCAAGCGTGCGGAGGAGACGCACCCTCCCCCCTCTGCCGCCCGCCATGATCCGGTCAAAGAGCTTCGCTGAAACAGCCTCAGCCTCGCCGAGCACGAACAGGTCGAAGATATCCGCGAGCGGTTCGGGGTTGAGCCATGCGCAGACGCCGCCGCCCATGATGAGCGGGTGGCGTTCGTCACGCTCGCGCGACGCGAGCGGGATACCCGCGCGCCGCAGAATCTCGATGACATTGAAATAATCCTGTTCGCAGGAGAGCGAGAAACCCACGCAGTCGAAACTCCTGAGGGGACTGATGCTCTCTATCGTATACGTCTGGCTCCCCGGAAT is a window encoding:
- a CDS encoding radical SAM protein, coding for MNYKVIRELKRLRALERGGVDKQPAACTVALIYPNSYYVGMSSMGFQLVYGLLNALYGVRCERGFFIPGSQTYTIESISPLRSFDCVGFSLSCEQDYFNVIEILRRAGIPLASRERDERHPLIMGGGVCAWLNPEPLADIFDLFVLGEAEAVSAKLFDRIMAGGRGGRVRLLRTLAGIPGVYVPRMYEPRYGGDGQLLAVEGVEPGLTAPERQWVGELDRWPALAPIVTPETEFGDKAIVELMRGCGRQCRFCVADYAYRAPRLRSRKAAMDAAARALSIGSGVALLGPSLTDHPDLEEMVDEIVRRGGRISVSSVRAGRVSERLLGILARSGLRSLTIAPETPSERLQRKLNKEIHARDVMRVAEGAAAAGLRELKLYYLLGIEGETGEDCEAIVEQVRGISARIPVRVSVGMLVPKARTPLQWAGMEGERELRRKYRLLRKSIEKIPMVRLSNQSIRGAMAEAALARGDRTLARHLAIGRLPRAAIEKYALHPRGKDELFPWEHIGIGVKREYLWAEYEKFVRGELTAPCHPRQCGECGACALPGGVR
- a CDS encoding polyphenol oxidase family protein — encoded protein: MSGGRDTTIHEEHHILFESLQGIEWLSHCFTTRKFMDSCAPGKRRRVEMCRRLRDERFPDARAMVWGEQVHGAGVATIGGAQAGEMIEMPGVDALICGEPGICLIAYGADCPIVYIVDIKNNVIALVHSGREGSDKRIVTECVERMAREFGTAPADCAAVISPSIGPCCYPLDLWQGIERELRILGVDNVTNPGLCTACHPQRFFSYRREKGRCGRMLAAMMVTTA